Proteins encoded by one window of Torulaspora delbrueckii CBS 1146 chromosome 2, complete genome:
- the MFB1 gene encoding Mfb1p (similar to Saccharomyces cerevisiae MFB1 (YDR219C); ancestral locus Anc_8.430): protein MRSTSCSMGPESLIELPLNVLFRILCFLELEELRNVARCCKLMRILVNENLMLTNNLVELNSSRDQWTRRLFFDVFDILNGSRNVLMKLTMENRVSIFDSVRYVQQKCELGYSANETQLLLMQNEDLDFMNDIRDAKENYESEAKDRGKETLTYLKILQGFHNLALASRDNTEEIAAPVQDDEDLATPVKNDTTIFQPCPKQTRTISPTTSSYSKSSEGSLFSDLPPKLSDRGWHSSIYELEHVSDHASASGSEDDSFSSNDSMVRLRNSTKVKDKAALFEKLISKDFGLLSNPKKCQTRKSYGALSADSIDLRPASSKRTISQGYLKELERCNLPSRSSTPILQEDLTRMDRSISKYQDHILAEYDVEIKALTDFQDDSGKRPRKLNSRISQRSKLKAFVTEDNKICYERL, encoded by the coding sequence ATGAGAAGTACAAGTTGTAGTATGGGACCGGAGTCACTAATAGAGCTACCTTTGAATGTGTTATTTCGAATACTGTGTTTCTTAGAGTTGGAAGAGCTCCGAAACGTAGCAAGATGTTGTAAATTGATGCGAATATTGGTCAATGAGAATTTGATGCTTACGAATAATTTGGTGGAACTAAATAGTAGCCGTGACCAGTGGACTAGGAGGCTTTTCTTCGATGTTTTTGATATTTTAAATGGGAGCAGAAACGTTCTTATGAAGCTGACTATGGAAAATAGAGTCTCAATATTTGATTCTGTACGCTATGTGCAGCAGAAATGCGAACTGGGATACTCTGCTAATGAAACGCAACTTTTGCTGATGCAgaatgaagatttggacTTCATGAATGACATACGAGATGCAAAAGAAAATTATGAGAGTGAGGCTAAGGACCGGGGAAAAGAAACCTTAACgtatttgaagattttacAGGGATTCCATAACTTAGCCCTAGCTTCGCGGGATAATACGGAGGAGATTGCGGCTCCAGTgcaagatgatgaagaccTTGCAACCCCGGTGAAGAACGACACAACAATCTTTCAACCATGTCCGAAACAGACAAGAACTATCTCACCCACAACTTCTAGCTATTCAAAATCCTCTGAAGGGTCTCTGTTTTCTGATCTACCACCAAAGCTTTCAGACCGTGGTTGGCACTCATCCATCTACGAGCTCGAGCACGTCTCAGACCATGCGAGTGCTAGTGGTTCTGAGGATGATAGTTTTTCCTCAAATGACTCCATGGTCCGGCTGAGAAACTCCACAAAAGTGAAAGACAAAGCAGCTCTATTTGAGAAACTAATCTCCAAGGACTTCGGATTATTAAGCAATCCCAAGAAATGTCAAACGAGAAAATCCTATGGTGCGTTGAGCGCAGACAGCATAGATTTACGACCAGCAAGCAGTAAGAGAACCATATCTCAAGGATACCTCAAAGAACTTGAGAGATGCAACTTGCCATCGCGTTCCAGCACGCCaatacttcaagaagatctcaCACGCATGGATAGGTCTATTTCGAAGTATCAGGACCACATCCTAGCGGAATACGATGTCGAGATAAAGGCACTCACAGATTTTCAAGACGATAGTGGGAAGAGGCCCCGAAAGCTCAATTCCAGGATATCTCAAAGAAGTAAACTAAAGGCTTTTGTCACAGAAGACAACAAAATCTGTTATGAAAGATTGTAA
- the UBP7 gene encoding ubiquitin-specific protease UBP7 (similar to Saccharomyces cerevisiae UBP7 (YIL156W) and UBP11 (YKR098C); ancestral locus Anc_5.712), whose protein sequence is MADTEVSFTPEYSNELLRCVQNLYEDDIKHYFTQSKLEKLLDLLEHTEYLFESYLQFLHEKNNQDALTAFIIGCYYLYLIVPQSIEFQTRNKSYSIFNDLMKMYQNQANMTNVLLMVKDEVDSILDRNAREFKEFEHQKARTRAYSVPDRNFESRLTNLNIHNENPLPLGDHQAASKSEQGREDMNNLQNDEDSSPVWTAPPLEPNDQLRIALDATPLSPSIMALDQPMATKELAISTSRKALSRRASAMGPTPYPIEELDISGQDGNSHYDELGFNKTLWNANVDRQTTHRKDSYHSVYMFEGGSDDHMPSISKDFTQGLERLQKQSIITAPELFTILSSSEESEKLLLIDFRLSKRSKVNHIIAPTTVEIDPRQLWDPKTNTPISNAATLDEIIKKPAFLERGSYDYIVYYTDMKTYMTIDYDYMFTLFYLLTASPTVNLRSLPTHLLGGYEKWKKIMKNYSVDHGVNMDNYIYRPYGESKKALPDTSSKRTPELPSWKPPAIPPRIRKRPPPPPPISVPVPTEKPPAAPPPPIPPKVSLETHPEEPPAVDDHSVETTRPTRITRKAIGSRPLHTHPHDQRLSLQRHYSIPTIEKSSNTYVSLSITGLRNLGNTCYINSMLQCLFATTKFRDLFVSGKFEEFFNQNYSNRPQLSKSFNILFRKMYINGGCSVVPTSFLKVLDHLRPDLRIPDDQQDTQEFLMVTLDRLHDELSNQAAVANEYPDLLLYDEHQMDVNGKEYKKWFEESVIGNGLAPIDHIFQGQIENILECQRCGNSSFSYSTFYVLSLAIPKPSTSTFSRAKRVKLEDCINMFTNDEILSGENAWDCPKCGSAVTDMGPNHLKKSKKKKKSELGEERRSKSGFFRIHSKSKRSKSPFRMLGSTKFPLAMEDWKSKELSTKKTLNFIFLPPVLIIHLSRFYYDLTKKNDTIVTYPLVLNIILKNNETARYRLYAVVNHTGNLISGHYTSLVNKEPMHKLDKGRQKWYYFDDEVVKEETKHGNIDQGILKVSSSDVYVLFYERLD, encoded by the coding sequence ATGGCAGACACAGAGGTATCTTTTACTCCAGAGTACTCTAACGAGCTCCTCCGATGTGTTCAAAATTTATATGAGGATGATATTAAACACTACTTCACACAGTCTAAATTGGAAAAACTGCTGGATCTGTTGGAACATACAGAGTATCTGTTTGAATCATACTTGCAATTTCTGCATGAGAAAAATAATCAGGATGCATTGACTGCATTCATTATTGGTTGTTATTATCTTTATCTGATTGTCCCTCAATCGATCGAATTTCAGACTAGGAATAAATCCTACAGCATATTTAATGATCTTATGAAGATGTATCAGAATCAAGCTAATATGACCAACGTGCTACTAATGGTGAAAGATGAGGTGGATTCTATTCTGGATAGGAATGCAAgagaattcaaagagtttgaacaCCAAAAGGCGCGCACGAGAGCTTACTCTGTCCCAGATCGCAATTTTGAGTCTCGTCTGACAAACCTCAACATTCATAACGAGAATCCGCTGCCGCTTGGTGATCATCAGGCGGCTTCCAAGTCAGAACAGGGTCGGGAAGACATGAATAACCTTCAGAATGATGAGGACTCTTCGCCAGTATGGACTGCTCCACCTTTGGAGCCTAACGATCAGTTAAGGATTGCATTGGATGCAACACCTCTGTCTCCATCGATTATGGCATTGGATCAACCAATGGCTACTAAAGAGCTCGCTATCTCTACTTCGAGGAAGGCCCTGTCTAGAAGAGCAAGTGCTATGGGGCCTACTCCGTACCCtattgaagagttggaCATTTCTGGGCAGGACGGTAACAGTCACTATGATGAACTTGGTTTCAATAAGACCCTCTGGAATGCAAACGTGGATAGACAAACAACTCATAGAAAGGACTCATACCATTCCGTCTATATGTTTGAAGGAGGGTCGGATGACCACATGCCATCGatatcaaaagattttACTCAAGGTTTAGAAAGATTGCAGAAGCAAAGCATTATTACAGCACCAGAGCTATTCACAATTTTGTCAAGCTCCGAAGAGAGCGAAAAATTACTGTTGATTGACTTTAGATtatcgaaaagatcaaaagtCAATCACATTATTGCACCCACTACAGTTGAGATAGACCCACGTCAGCTTTGGGATCCGAAAACAAATACACCGATTTCGAATGCCGCCACTTTagatgaaatcatcaaaaagccagcatttcttgaaagaggcTCATACGATTACATTGTTTACTACACCGATATGAAGACTTACATGACCATTGATTACGACTACATGTTCACATTGTTTTATCTATTGACGGCGTCCCCCACGGTAAACCTGCGGTCTTTACCAACTCATCTACTTGGTGGATACgagaaatggaagaaaatcatgAAGAATTACTCGGTTGACCATGGGGTGAATATGGACAATTATATTTATAGACCTTATGGTGAAAGCAAGAAGGCTTTACCTGATACATCGAGCAAAAGAACTCCTGAGCTGCCTTCCTGGAAGCCTCCTGCAATACCACCTCGCATTAGAAAGCGCCCGCCACCTCCACCGCCTATCAGCGTTCCTGTACCTACCGAAAAACCTCCGGCGGCGCCGCCGCCTCCTATTCCTCCCAAGGTATCGTTGGAAACTCATCCAGAAGAGCCGCCTGCAGTGGATGATCATTCGGTAGAAACGACTAGGCCCACTAGAATAACCAGAAAGGCTATCGGATCTAGACCTTTGCATACACATCCACATGATCAGCGTCTGAGCTTACAAAGGCACTATTCGATCCCaactattgaaaaaagCTCTAATACTTATGTTTCTCTCTCCATCACTGGACTCAGGAACCTGGGGAATACTTGTTACATCAATAGCATGCTTCAATGTCTGTTTGCTACCACCAAGTTCAGAGATTTATTTGTCTCAGGAAAATTCGAagagttcttcaatcaGAATTATAGTAATAGGCCTCAActttccaaatctttcaacattttATTCAGAAAGATGTATATCAATGGTGGTTGCTCTGTGGTTCCTACCagttttctcaaagttcTGGATCATCTGAGACCAGATTTGAGAATCCCAGATGACCAACAAGATACGCAAGAATTTTTAATGGTTACTCTTGATAGATTACATGATGAACTGTCAAATCAAGCCGCGGTGGCTAATGAGTATCCCGACTTGCTTTTATATGATGAACATCAAATGGATGTCAACGGTAAGGAGTATAAGAAATGGTTTGAGGAAAGCGTGATTGGAAATGGTCTTGCTCCCATTGATCACATATTTCAGGGACAGATCGAGAACATACTGGAGTGTCAACGGTGCGGGAATTCATCGTTTAGCTATTCCACATTTTATGTTCTTTCTTTAGCTATTCCAAAACCATCTACCTCCACTTTTTCAAGGGCCAAGAGAGTGAAGTTGGAGGATTGCATCAACATGTTCACCAATGACGAGATACTTTCAGGAGAAAACGCCTGGGATTGCCCAAAATGTGGTTCTGCCGTCACTGACATGGGTCCCaaccatttgaagaagtctaagaagaagaaaaaatcagaACTTGGAGAGGAACGACGTAGTAAAAGCGGATTCTTCCGTATACACTCCAagtcaaagagatcaaaatcTCCATTTAGAATGCTGGGAAGCACGAAATTTCCTTTAGCCATGGAAGATTGGAAGAGCAAGGAATTATCCACTAAAAAAACTCTGaatttcatttttcttccaccCGTTTTAATTATCCATCTCTCAAGATTTTACTATGACTTGACGAAGAAAAACGACACTATCGTCACCTACCCGCTAGTATTAAACATAATCCTTAAAAATAACGAAACAGCCAGATACAGACTTTACGCCGTTGTAAATCATACCGGCAATCTTATCAGTGGACATTATACATCGTTAGTCAATAAAGAGCCAATGCATAAATTGGATAAAGGTCGACAAAAATGGTACtactttgatgatgaggttgtcaaagaagagactaaGCATGGTAATATAGACCAAGGCATTTTAAAAGTATCAAGTAGTGATGTCTACGTTCTGTTCTATGAACGTTTGGACTAA
- the BUR2 gene encoding Bur2p (similar to Saccharomyces cerevisiae BUR2 (YLR226W); ancestral locus Anc_8.429), protein MSNPDGTSSTNAMMRSSQSASMDRSKSSNHGETKAEFNSRLLWPDMIKIPVNPWTFTCKEVIEKLGSNPQVTAEMKRCMEKCLIYFYTAKKKLNLFDHTYTAACILFFRYWYVYGLPNTLTDCIHISQAILVTACKTMENNRPIEAYVKITCEFLVKDLNGLRSKQNMDKVKWDVRDRLVENEKKILCSFGFDLNIENPKELVEDMFSGYYRLNRDYDLPEDFKQVFPKILQEARNFIVQAVTQPVSLLCDGYTFVALALIYCGLQYKKLVDDKFQFPVNFFSRKFPTQVTAQRFEDIFTDYRIIEENFFDLKSNKREKLEISASDINSIIQEPTGPTEPTENPDEISNPYDYKLIKSGEVRQELMDHIEKRIQEQYEKVILESKKRSSPENLSEVEPTAKKPKV, encoded by the coding sequence ATGAGTAATCCAGACGGTACTTCATCGACGAATGCCATGATGCGCAGTTCACAAAGTGCATCGATGGATCGATCGAAATCGAGCAATCATGGAGAGACTAAAGCGGAATTCAACTCTAGGCTACTTTGGCCTGATATGATAAAAATACCTGTGAATCCATGGACATTCACTTGTAAAGAAGTCATCGAGAAATTGGGAAGTAATCCACAGGTAACAGCTGAGATGAAACGATGCATGGAAAAGTGCTTAATTTATTTCTACAcagcgaagaagaaactaaACCTATTCGATCACACTTATACCGCAGCGTGTAtccttttcttcagatATTGGTATGTCTACGGCTTACCGAACACATTAACGGACTGTATTCACATCTCCCAGGCTATTTTAGTGACAGCTTGTAAGACAATGGAGAACAACAGACCAATCGAGGCATACGTAAAGATTACCTGCGAATTCTTAGTCAAGGATTTGAATGGTTTAAGATCAAAGCAGAACATGGATAAAGTGAAATGGGATGTAAGAGATAGATTGGTAGAAAACGAGAAAAAAATATTGTGCTCGTTCGGATTTGACTTGAATATTGAAAATCCCAAGGAATTGGTCGAAGATATGTTCAGCGGTTACTATCGTTTAAACAGAGACTATGACCTACCCGAAGATTTCAAGCAAGTCTTcccaaagattttgcaaGAAGCAAGGAATTTCATCGTACAAGCAGTTACACAGCCGGTGTCCCTGCTGTGTGATGGCTACACATTCGTCGCACTGGCTCTTATATATTGTGGTCTCCAGTATAAGAAGCTTGTCGACGACAAGTTCCAATTTCCCGTCAACTTCTTTTCTAGGAAATTCCCGACGCAAGTCACTGCTCAAAGGTTCGAAGATATATTCACTGACTACCGCATCATAGAGGAAAATTTCTTCGATTTAAAGAGTAACAAGAGGGAGAAACTGGAGATCAGTGCTTCTGACATCAACAGCATCATCCAGGAACCAACAGGACCAACGGAACCCACAGAAAACCccgatgaaatttcaaatccttaTGATTAcaaattgataaaatctGGTGAAGTGAGGCAAGAGCTAATGGATCATatagagaagagaattcagGAACAATATGAGAAGGTTATCTTGGAGTCCAAGAAACGATCATCTCCAGAAAACTTGTCCGAAGTGGAACCAACCGCAAAGAAGCCCAAAGTATGA